A genomic stretch from Telmatocola sphagniphila includes:
- a CDS encoding DNA polymerase III subunit: MSWNRMLGHDRLIKGFQAVWTNQRLGQAYLFIGPRGVGKFTFARELARAILCEKSGPGLEACEQCRSCILAGAGTHPDLLMAAKPEDKNELVIAVIRDLCEQLVRKPALGTRKVAIVDDAGEMNEEAANCFLKTLEEPAPGSILILIGGPSADRQLRTIQSRCQIIHFAGLSESNVRQVISSRKEPEYSVDELSIALAAGSPGLAIEFAEPHFRELRQQLVADLLKPRSDAFAWAEQWLKSLENFSKDTAGQRVTSRMLIRVLIELARLAWHWHLGDRAGNAEISGPVSQFAQRFSYAQLDQLLFRLQKTDEQIDRMLQMNYAIESMAMDIVPVG; the protein is encoded by the coding sequence ATGAGTTGGAATCGGATGCTCGGACACGATCGCCTGATCAAAGGTTTTCAGGCCGTCTGGACCAATCAGCGCCTTGGCCAAGCCTATCTTTTCATAGGACCACGGGGTGTCGGTAAATTCACCTTTGCCCGGGAGTTGGCTCGGGCGATTCTGTGCGAGAAGAGCGGTCCCGGGCTGGAGGCGTGCGAACAATGCCGCAGTTGCATACTGGCGGGGGCCGGTACCCATCCTGATTTGCTGATGGCTGCCAAGCCCGAAGACAAAAACGAATTAGTGATCGCGGTGATTCGAGATCTCTGCGAACAATTGGTCAGAAAACCTGCCCTGGGTACACGCAAAGTGGCGATCGTCGATGATGCAGGAGAGATGAATGAGGAGGCCGCGAACTGTTTTCTAAAGACTCTGGAGGAGCCAGCGCCGGGTTCCATATTGATTCTCATCGGCGGCCCTTCGGCCGACCGGCAACTGCGAACGATCCAGTCCCGCTGTCAGATCATTCACTTTGCGGGGCTATCTGAGTCAAATGTTCGCCAGGTGATTTCCAGTCGCAAAGAGCCCGAGTATTCCGTCGATGAACTCAGTATTGCCCTGGCCGCGGGAAGTCCCGGACTGGCAATCGAGTTTGCCGAGCCGCATTTTAGGGAATTACGGCAACAACTGGTCGCCGATTTGCTCAAACCCCGCAGCGATGCCTTCGCCTGGGCCGAGCAGTGGCTGAAGTCGTTGGAAAATTTCTCCAAAGACACCGCAGGGCAGCGTGTGACTAGCCGGATGCTGATACGAGTGTTGATCGAACTGGCCCGGCTCGCCTGGCATTGGCATCTGGGGGATAGGGCGGGCAATGCGGAGATATCGGGGCCAGTGTCGCAGTTCGCCCAGCGTTTCAGCTACGCGCAGCTCGATCAACTGTTATTTCGGTTGCAAAAGACAGACGAGCAGATCGATCGAATGCTGCAGATGAACTATGCCATCGAATCGATGGCCATGGACATCGTGCCCGTAGGTTGA
- the tmk gene encoding dTMP kinase: MSLPAFISLDGIDGTGKTTQCQLLKEWLEQASVPFTHCVDPGGTDLGAKLRQILLDNKSTLSFRSEALLFMASRAQLVEEKIKPALKAGQIVLTDRYLLANLVYQGHAGGLPLSELKNIGQFCTEGILPGRVFILDMPIEEAITRRGRSADRMEARSLEYQQKVREGFLKEAALEPDKYFVVDARSDVASIQKKIRSETLKFLHSLHLPGLEKLIP; encoded by the coding sequence ATGTCCTTACCTGCATTTATTTCCCTGGATGGCATCGATGGTACTGGCAAAACCACGCAATGCCAGCTGTTGAAGGAGTGGTTGGAGCAGGCAAGCGTCCCCTTCACGCATTGCGTCGATCCCGGCGGTACCGATCTGGGGGCGAAACTGCGCCAGATTCTTCTGGATAACAAATCGACCCTTTCCTTCCGCTCGGAAGCTCTGTTGTTCATGGCCAGTCGAGCCCAGTTGGTGGAAGAAAAAATTAAGCCGGCTTTGAAAGCGGGTCAAATTGTTCTAACCGACCGGTATCTTCTCGCCAATCTGGTCTACCAGGGGCATGCGGGTGGCCTGCCATTATCGGAACTGAAAAACATCGGACAGTTCTGTACCGAGGGCATACTACCAGGTCGAGTCTTCATCCTCGATATGCCGATTGAAGAGGCAATTACCCGTCGCGGTCGCTCGGCCGATCGCATGGAAGCCCGTTCGCTCGAGTACCAGCAGAAAGTTCGCGAAGGTTTTTTGAAAGAAGCGGCACTGGAACCAGATAAATACTTCGTGGTCGATGCTCGGTCAGATGTGGCGAGCATCCAGAAGAAGATTCGCAGCGAAACTCTCAAATTTCTTCATTCTCTCCACCTGCCGGGATTGGAGAAACTGATCCCATGA
- a CDS encoding arginyltransferase: MISLATYLAPLSPCGYLPDRDWQLEYEVVAEMTAEEYEERMKSGWRHFGHWLFHPKCPHCSECVSIRIPVADFQPNRSQRRAWKDNTDIRLEIGEPQVSQDRIDLHAKYHEFQSDFKGWPFEGAKDRDEYMTSFALNPFPVEEWRYFLGERCIGIGYNDLLEESLSMIYFFYDPEFRDRSLGTFNVLSGIARARELNLPYLYLGYYVQGCASLSYKNNFKPSEGLIQGDWIPLAKPS; the protein is encoded by the coding sequence ATGATCTCTCTGGCGACATATTTGGCTCCGCTCAGCCCGTGTGGTTATCTGCCGGACCGGGATTGGCAACTCGAGTACGAGGTGGTCGCCGAGATGACCGCCGAGGAATACGAGGAGCGGATGAAGTCGGGTTGGCGGCACTTCGGCCATTGGCTCTTTCACCCCAAGTGCCCGCACTGCTCGGAATGCGTTTCCATTCGCATTCCGGTGGCCGATTTTCAGCCCAATCGAAGCCAGCGCCGGGCCTGGAAGGATAATACCGATATCCGTCTGGAGATCGGCGAACCGCAAGTCAGCCAGGACCGGATCGACCTGCACGCCAAATACCATGAATTTCAGTCCGATTTTAAAGGCTGGCCTTTTGAAGGGGCCAAAGACCGCGACGAATATATGACTTCGTTCGCGTTAAATCCTTTTCCCGTCGAAGAATGGCGTTACTTCCTGGGCGAGCGCTGCATTGGCATTGGCTACAACGATTTGCTCGAAGAAAGCCTGTCGATGATTTACTTCTTCTACGATCCGGAATTTCGGGATCGGTCGCTGGGCACGTTTAATGTTCTGAGCGGGATTGCCCGGGCGCGGGAGTTAAATTTGCCCTATCTGTACCTGGGCTATTACGTTCAAGGGTGTGCGTCGCTGAGCTACAAAAACAATTTTAAGCCGAGTGAAGGATTGATCCAGGGCGATTGGATCCCTCTGGCTAAGCCTTCTTGA
- a CDS encoding MqnA/MqnD/SBP family protein, protein MIKQLINVGHSPDPDDAFMFYGLAKDKFDTGRYSFVHQLQDIETLNRRAMKGELEVSAVSLHAYSYLTDKYALMPCGCSMGDDYGPMVVARKELTKAELLKTKIAIPGTLTTAFLTLKLYFEGQPFEFEAIPFDEIIPAVESGKFDAGLIIHEGQLTFQNQGLKLHVDLGVWWKKVTGLPLPLGGNVIRKDLGKQTMSEVTRLIQKSIQFSLDNRADALAYALNYARDMDVKLADKFVGMYVNDWTIDYRERGRQAVERLLREGHRMGIIPSPTELEFVD, encoded by the coding sequence ATGATCAAGCAGCTAATAAATGTGGGACATAGTCCTGATCCCGATGATGCCTTTATGTTTTACGGGCTGGCCAAAGACAAGTTTGACACCGGTCGCTACAGCTTCGTGCATCAGTTGCAGGATATCGAAACTTTGAATCGCCGGGCCATGAAGGGGGAACTGGAAGTCTCCGCCGTCAGCTTGCATGCTTACTCCTACCTCACCGACAAATATGCTTTGATGCCTTGCGGTTGTAGCATGGGCGACGATTACGGCCCAATGGTGGTGGCCCGCAAAGAACTCACCAAGGCCGAGTTGTTAAAGACGAAAATCGCAATTCCGGGTACGCTGACCACCGCCTTTTTGACGCTGAAACTCTATTTCGAAGGGCAGCCCTTCGAATTCGAAGCCATTCCTTTCGATGAAATTATCCCGGCGGTGGAAAGCGGTAAGTTCGACGCAGGTTTGATCATCCACGAAGGGCAATTAACATTTCAGAATCAAGGTTTGAAGCTCCACGTCGATCTCGGCGTCTGGTGGAAAAAGGTGACGGGCTTGCCGCTACCGCTGGGCGGAAACGTAATTCGTAAGGATTTGGGCAAGCAGACGATGTCGGAAGTGACCCGTTTAATTCAGAAGAGCATCCAATTTTCCCTGGACAATCGGGCTGATGCTTTAGCCTATGCCCTGAATTATGCCCGCGATATGGATGTGAAGTTGGCGGACAAGTTTGTTGGCATGTATGTGAATGATTGGACAATCGATTATCGGGAACGCGGCCGGCAAGCAGTGGAGCGATTGTTAAGGGAAGGGCATCGTATGGGAATTATTCCCAGCCCAACAGAGTTGGAGTTTGTGGATTAA
- a CDS encoding amino acid ABC transporter ATP-binding protein, whose protein sequence is MIHIENLVKSHGSIRILDGISLDVPAGQVAVFIGPSGSGKSTLLRCVNGLEPFQAGGIRIEDRKLEPATAPNSPELLAIRKRLGMVFQQFHLFPHMTALENVMSGPLLVLKESKEKAEEKALKLLDQVGLKHKKDSRPSQLSGGQQQRVAIARALAVNPVAMLFDEPTSALDPQMADEVLSVILDLAKTDMTMLIVTHAMHFAKRAGHRIFFMCAGRIVEEGVPADFFQQPKSALAREFLQKVEL, encoded by the coding sequence ATGATTCACATTGAAAATCTGGTTAAATCTCACGGTTCGATCCGGATTCTCGACGGTATATCCCTCGACGTGCCCGCCGGTCAGGTCGCCGTGTTCATCGGGCCGTCGGGGAGTGGTAAAAGCACTCTCCTTCGCTGCGTGAATGGGCTCGAGCCTTTTCAGGCCGGCGGCATCCGCATCGAGGATCGCAAGCTGGAACCTGCTACGGCTCCCAATTCTCCCGAACTGCTGGCGATTCGAAAACGTCTCGGCATGGTCTTCCAGCAATTCCACCTTTTTCCCCATATGACTGCTCTGGAGAACGTGATGAGCGGTCCATTACTGGTGCTGAAAGAATCCAAAGAAAAGGCGGAAGAGAAAGCCCTCAAACTATTGGATCAGGTCGGGCTGAAGCACAAAAAAGACTCCCGACCGTCCCAATTATCGGGTGGTCAGCAACAGCGTGTTGCGATTGCCCGCGCTTTAGCGGTTAACCCGGTGGCGATGCTTTTCGATGAGCCGACGAGCGCGCTCGATCCGCAGATGGCGGATGAAGTTCTTTCGGTCATTCTGGATCTGGCCAAAACGGACATGACGATGCTGATCGTCACCCATGCGATGCATTTCGCCAAACGGGCAGGGCATCGGATTTTCTTCATGTGTGCTGGCCGGATTGTTGAAGAAGGGGTTCCCGCCGATTTCTTCCAGCAGCCGAAATCCGCTTTGGCCCGTGAGTTTCTTCAGAAAGTAGAATTATGA